A stretch of the Papaver somniferum cultivar HN1 chromosome 6, ASM357369v1, whole genome shotgun sequence genome encodes the following:
- the LOC113288628 gene encoding phosphatidylinositol transfer protein 3-like, with amino-acid sequence MFRRKQTPSQENESAQKDVKVKELKTLIGPLSGHSLQYCTDACIRRYLEARNWNVDKAKKMLEESLKWRSTYKPEDTRWNEVAHEGETGKVYRANFHDRCGRTVLILRPGMQNTAVAETQIRHLVYLIENAILNLPEGQEQMSWLIDFTGWSLNTNVPIRTARESANVLQNHYPERLSVAFLYNPPRIFEAFWKIVKYFLDPKTIQKVKFVYPNKKDSVELMKSYFDMDNLPIELGGKANMQYDHEEFSRMMAEDDVKSATFWSGSDNNKLTVVSKGYSGGAEVVPEPLALAPPAS; translated from the exons ATGTTTCGCAGAAAGCAGACTCCTAGTCAGGAAAATGAATCTGCCCAGAAAGATGTGAAG GTGAAGGAGCTCAAGACACTGATTGGGCCACTTTCTGGGCATAGTTTACAGTACTGTACTGATGCATGCATACGGAGATATTTAGAAGCTCGGAATTGGAACGTTGACAAGGCAAAAAAAATGTTGGAGGAGTCTCTTAAATGGAGGTCAACATATAAGCCTGAGGACACCCGCTGG AATGAGGTAGCACATGAAGGTGAGACTGGCAAAGTGTACAGAGCCAACTTTCACGATCGATGTGGGAGGACAGTTCTCATATTACGACCAGGAATGCAG AATACAGCTGTAGCTGAAACTCAGATACGCCATTTAGTATATCTTATCGAGAATGCGATCCTTAACCTTCCTGAAGGTCAAGAGCAGATGTCTTGGTTGATAGATTTCACTGGATGGTCATTGAACACCAATGTCCCTATCAGAACTGCACGGGAATCTGCCAATGTTTTACAGAATCACTACCCCGAGAGGCTCTCGGTTGCGTTTCTCTACAATCCCCCAAGGATTTTTGAAGCATTTTGGAAG ATTGTTAAGTACTTTCTGGATCCAAAAACTATCCAGAAGGTAAAATTTGTATACCCAAATAAAAAAGATAGCGTGGAGCTGATGAAGTCATACTTTGATATGGACAACCTTCCTATCGAATTAGGTGGAAAGGCTAATATGCAGTATGACCACGAAGAGTTTTCAAGAATGATGGCCGAGGATGATGTAAAATCTGCAACCTTTTGGAGTGGATCTGATAATAATAAGCTCACTGTTGTAAGTAAGGGATATTCAGGAGGAGCAGAGGTAGTTCCAGAGCCGTTGGCCCTTGCACCACCCGCCAGCTGA
- the LOC113288627 gene encoding uncharacterized protein At1g01500-like, translated as MMESSYETMNGNEVADSGHKVIRNSQYPSPRSKASSPWFEMRVFYVRISNCEVDSSTPEYLTLNHIPLAHDTLLEVNGGRSSMFSDGVTSQLRRDRVDKKSEEATFVSTDSIRMTGSVKFEVFDIEDLVLSGVLELSNCNGFVAESKNHSKQWNMNCQSEITSASAFFKGKQSESHSPTVEVYVAGCFSGTPIILTKTLHINFRRKHTRKGMLDSIPEYETTESKKDVDSELPLQISGYRDYKPDNEEDYNSLYMREEYIEGEDGELSWFNAGVRVGVGIGLGVCLGIGIGVGLLVRTYQTTTRTFKRRLI; from the exons ATGATGGAGAGTTCTTATGAGACGATGAATGGTAATGAAGTGGCTGATTCCGGCCATAAAGTCATTAGGAATTCTCAGTATCCATCTCCTCGGAGCAAAGCTTCATCGCCTTGGTTTGAAATGAGAGTATTCTATGTGAGGATTAGCAATTGCGAGGTTGATAGTTCAACTCCGGAATATCTCACACTTAATCATATCCCGCTCGCTCATGATACCTTACTTGAAGTCAATGGTGGGAGGAGTAGTATGTTTTCCGATGGAGTTACTTCGCAACTTAGAAGGGATCGGGTTGACAAGAAATCGGAAGAAGCTACGTTTGTGAGCACAGATAGTATAAGAATGACAGGGAGTGTGAAATTTGAAGTTTTTGATATAGAAGATCTTGTGCTCTCTGGGGTCCTGGAATTGTCTAATTGTAATGGTTTTGTTGCCGAATCGAAAAACCATAGCAAGCAGTGGAACATGAATTGTCAGTCGGAAATAACATCTGCTTCGGCCTTTTTTAAAGGGAAACAATCTGAGTCTCACTCGCCAACAGTTGAAGTTTATGTAGCTGGTTGTTTCTCAGGCACTCCAATCATTTTGACTAAAACTCTACATATAAATTTCCGGAGGAAGCACACAAGGAAAGGGATGTTAGATTCAATACCAGAATACGAAACGACGGAATCAAAGAAAGATGTAGATTCTGAACTTCCGTTGCAG ATATCAGGATACCGGGACTACAAACCAGATAATGAAGAAGATTATAACAGCTTGTACATGAGGGAAGAATATATAGAAGGGGAGGATGGAGAATTATCATGGTTCAATGCCGGGGTGAGAGTAGGAGTCGGGATTGGGCTTGGCGTTTGCCTTGGAATCGGGATTGGAGTAGGTTTGCTGGTCCGCACATACCAAACAACTACAAGAACTTTCAAAAGGCGACTGATATAG